The Microbacterium sp. KUDC0406 genome includes a window with the following:
- the rho gene encoding transcription termination factor Rho encodes MENFSETQNDQTAPVNGAPASAPAAEAPAADAPATEAPRKRAPRRATTATAAAKAAEKAETEASAAPAADAAAAAPADAPKAKRAPRSRAKKADAAPEGETLDIASADTAAEPAAAEPAAAEAPAKRTPSKRGAAKAEASAGEQAQKAEQAEKAEKNADAKDAAEGETAKPARRRGKKSEQQAPETEAASDSSESGAQQAEKSADQAAEGKESGDGEEGSGRGRTRSRSRSRGRGQNGQGGQNGQGGQQEQQSSSDDEQGGGRSRQRNKRRGGANQTADEFETEIGEDDVLIPVAGILDVLDNYAFVRTSGYLPGPTDVYVSLGQVKKYNLRKGDAVVGAIKQPREGEQQGRQKYNALVKVDSINGLSTDDAGTRVEFGKLTPLYPQERLRLETAPEKLTQRIIDLVAPIGKGQRGLIVAPPKAGKTIVLQQIANAIAHNNPEVHLMVVLVDERPEEVTDMQRSVKGEVIASTFDRPAEDHTTVAELAIERAKRLVELGRDVVVLLDSITRLGRAYNVSTPTSGRVLTGGVDASALYPPKRFFGAARNIENGGSLTILATALVETGSKMDEVIFEEFKGTGNSELRLSRALADKRIFPAVDVNASSTRREEMLLSPDEVKITWKLRRALAGLDPQQALEVVLGKLKETGSNVEFLVQMQNVQMQKPATGSSHGHENSIR; translated from the coding sequence GTGGAGAACTTCTCCGAGACCCAGAACGACCAGACGGCGCCGGTGAACGGCGCCCCCGCATCCGCTCCGGCCGCGGAAGCGCCCGCTGCCGACGCGCCGGCCACCGAGGCGCCGCGCAAGCGCGCGCCGCGCCGTGCCACCACGGCCACCGCCGCGGCCAAGGCCGCTGAGAAGGCCGAGACCGAGGCCTCCGCCGCCCCGGCCGCCGACGCCGCTGCGGCTGCTCCGGCGGATGCGCCGAAGGCCAAGCGTGCGCCGCGAAGCCGCGCGAAGAAGGCGGATGCTGCTCCCGAGGGCGAGACCCTCGACATCGCCTCCGCCGACACCGCTGCAGAGCCGGCCGCTGCAGAGCCGGCCGCTGCAGAGGCGCCCGCCAAGCGCACCCCGTCGAAGCGCGGTGCGGCGAAGGCCGAGGCATCAGCGGGCGAGCAGGCCCAGAAGGCCGAGCAGGCCGAGAAGGCCGAGAAGAACGCCGACGCGAAGGACGCAGCCGAGGGTGAGACGGCCAAGCCGGCCCGCCGCCGCGGCAAGAAGTCCGAGCAGCAGGCCCCCGAGACCGAGGCCGCATCCGACTCGTCGGAGTCCGGTGCGCAGCAGGCGGAGAAGTCCGCGGATCAGGCCGCAGAGGGCAAGGAATCCGGCGACGGCGAGGAGGGTTCCGGCCGTGGCCGCACCCGCAGCCGCAGCCGCAGCCGTGGTCGCGGCCAGAACGGTCAGGGCGGCCAGAACGGTCAGGGCGGTCAGCAGGAGCAGCAGTCCTCGTCTGATGACGAGCAGGGCGGCGGCCGTTCCCGTCAGCGCAACAAGCGTCGCGGTGGCGCAAACCAGACCGCCGACGAGTTCGAGACCGAGATCGGTGAGGACGACGTCCTCATCCCGGTCGCCGGCATCCTCGACGTGCTCGACAACTACGCGTTCGTGCGCACCAGCGGGTACCTGCCCGGTCCGACGGACGTGTACGTCTCGCTCGGCCAGGTGAAGAAGTACAACCTGCGCAAGGGCGACGCGGTGGTCGGCGCCATCAAGCAGCCCCGCGAGGGCGAGCAGCAGGGCCGCCAGAAGTACAACGCCCTGGTGAAGGTCGACTCGATCAACGGACTGTCCACCGACGACGCCGGCACCCGCGTGGAGTTCGGCAAGCTCACCCCGCTGTACCCGCAGGAGCGCCTGCGCCTGGAGACCGCGCCCGAGAAGCTGACCCAGCGGATCATCGACCTCGTCGCTCCGATCGGCAAGGGCCAGCGCGGCCTCATCGTCGCGCCTCCGAAGGCGGGCAAGACGATCGTGCTGCAGCAGATCGCCAACGCGATCGCGCACAACAACCCCGAGGTGCACCTCATGGTCGTCCTCGTGGACGAGCGCCCCGAAGAGGTCACCGACATGCAGCGCTCGGTCAAGGGCGAGGTCATCGCCTCGACCTTCGACCGTCCCGCCGAGGACCACACCACGGTTGCCGAACTGGCGATCGAGCGCGCCAAGCGCCTGGTCGAGCTGGGCCGCGACGTCGTCGTGCTGCTCGACTCGATCACCCGTCTCGGCCGCGCGTACAACGTCTCCACTCCGACCTCGGGTCGCGTGCTCACCGGCGGTGTCGACGCTTCCGCGCTGTACCCGCCCAAGCGCTTCTTCGGCGCTGCGCGCAACATCGAGAACGGCGGCTCGCTGACCATCCTCGCCACCGCGCTGGTCGAGACCGGCTCCAAGATGGACGAGGTCATCTTCGAGGAGTTCAAGGGCACCGGCAACAGCGAACTGCGTCTGTCGCGCGCGCTGGCCGACAAGCGGATCTTCCCGGCGGTCGACGTGAACGCGTCGAGCACCCGCCGCGAGGAGATGCTGCTCTCGCCCGACGAGGTCAAGATCACCTGGAAGCTGCGTCGCGCCCTCGCGGGTCTCGACCCGCAGCAGGCCCTCGAGGTGGTGCTCGGCAAGCTCAAGGAGACCGGCTCGAACGTGGAGTTCCTCGTTCAGATGCAGAACGTCCAGATGCAGAAGCCTGCGACCGGGTCGTCGCACGGACACGAGAACAGCATCCGCTGA
- the thrB gene encoding homoserine kinase, protein MAGALRTVDVVVPATSANLGPGFDTLGLALSIYDHLVVSSFADDRLEIEVSGSGADEIPTDATNLVVRSIAHVFADAGRPLPGLRIVADNGVPHGRGLGSSGAAVTAGILAARGLLAGDVDLDDDALLRLATELEGHPDNVAPALFGGLTIAWIGERGPAHKKLLVHRGVAPLVFVPGFTMSTSLARSLQPPQVPREDAVFNVSRSALLVAALTQSPELLLDATADRLHQDYRGPAMPETLRLVQSLRQAGFAAVVSGAGPSVLVLADGPGHRQAAVELADSVTDTPWTAHMLAVDVRGGTVRNRAEGST, encoded by the coding sequence GTGGCGGGAGCTCTGCGCACCGTGGACGTCGTCGTTCCCGCGACCAGCGCGAACCTCGGCCCGGGGTTCGACACCCTCGGCCTCGCTCTGAGCATCTACGATCACCTGGTCGTGTCGTCGTTCGCCGATGACCGTCTCGAGATCGAGGTGTCCGGCTCCGGCGCGGACGAGATCCCGACGGATGCCACGAACCTCGTCGTGCGCTCCATCGCGCACGTCTTCGCCGATGCCGGGCGACCGCTGCCCGGCCTGCGCATCGTCGCCGACAACGGCGTTCCGCACGGCCGGGGACTCGGATCCTCCGGGGCGGCGGTGACAGCCGGCATCCTAGCGGCCAGGGGACTGCTGGCCGGCGACGTCGATCTCGACGACGATGCGCTGCTGCGGCTCGCGACCGAGCTCGAGGGGCATCCCGACAACGTGGCCCCTGCCCTGTTCGGCGGTCTCACGATCGCCTGGATCGGCGAGCGCGGGCCCGCGCACAAGAAGCTGCTCGTGCACCGTGGTGTCGCACCGCTGGTGTTCGTGCCCGGATTCACGATGTCGACCTCGCTGGCCCGCTCGCTGCAGCCCCCGCAGGTGCCGCGGGAGGACGCCGTGTTCAACGTCTCGCGCTCCGCTCTTCTGGTGGCGGCGCTGACGCAGAGTCCGGAGCTGCTCCTGGATGCCACTGCGGATCGCCTGCACCAGGACTACCGCGGTCCGGCCATGCCCGAGACGCTGCGGCTGGTGCAGTCGCTGCGTCAGGCGGGCTTCGCGGCGGTCGTTTCGGGCGCCGGGCCCAGCGTGCTCGTGCTCGCAGACGGACCTGGCCACCGCCAGGCGGCCGTCGAACTGGCGGACTCCGTCACGGACACCCCGTGGACCGCCCACATGCTCGCAGTCGACGTGCGGGGTGGTACAGTAAGGAATCGAGCGGAGGGCTCCACGTAA